In Vigna angularis cultivar LongXiaoDou No.4 chromosome 8, ASM1680809v1, whole genome shotgun sequence, one DNA window encodes the following:
- the LOC128193668 gene encoding cysteine-rich receptor-like protein kinase 42 isoform X2, whose product MAFKCHSNQCKIAAFDVVILAVATLLCFSHSAVSDPRISEVGLYCGTHRASPSGNYVPVFTKEMGRLQELVSKNNWGTHSEEPSSTSPIYGLAQCFQDLSNIDCLQCFAASRTKLPRCVPSVSGHIYLDGCFLRYDNYSFYSEDTDPLRDTVNCTTQYGGVAGEAEVVFGKSVGKVVENVVRVAVNEGRGFAVGEGEGVYALAQCWKTVGEKGCGDCLKKAGNEVRGCLPKKEGRALNSGCYLRYSTVKFYNQGGEHGDGDDSSRKRTIITAVSILAAVVVVLSLLVSYVAFTKKRKKKDFIEIPSYLKNSSLNYKYETLEKATDYFSTPRKIGQGGAGSVFKGTLPNGKDVAVKRLIFNNRQWVDDFFNEVNLISGINHKNLVKLLGCSIEGPESLIVYEYLPNKSLDHFIFEKDKTRILKWKQRFEIIVGIAEGLAYLHGGSEIRIIHRDIKSSNVLLDENLNPKIADFGLARCFGADKTHLSTGIAGTL is encoded by the exons ATGGCTTTCAAATGTCACAGCAACCAGTGCAAGATTGCAGCTTTTGATGTTGTTATCTTGGCAGTGGCCACCCTCTTGTGTTTCTCACATTCAGCAGTGTCTGATCCAAGAATCTCTGAAGTGGGGTTGTACTGTGGCACTCACAGAGCATCACCAAGTGGTAACTATGTCCCTGTTTTCACCAAAGAAATGGGAAGGCTTCAAGAGCTTGTGAGCAAAAACAACTGGGGCACTCATTCTGAGGAACCGTCATCAACCTCTCCGATCTATGGTTTGGCACAGTGCTTCCAAGATCTTTCCAATATTGATTGTCTTCAGTGCTTTGCAGCCAGTCGCACCAAGCTTCCTCGCTGCGTGCCTTCCGTTTCTGGTCACATTTACCTTGATGGTTGCTTCCTTCGCTATGATAACTACAGTTTCTACTCTGAGGACACTGACCCTTTGAGGGATACAGTGAACTGCACCACACAGTATGGTGGTGTGGCTGGTGAGGCTGAGGTGGTGTTTGGCAAGAGTGTTGGGAAAGTGGTTGAGAATGTGGTGAGGGTGGCAGTGAATGAGGGAAGAGGGTTTGCAGTGGGAGAAGGTGAGGGAGTTTATGCTTTGGCACAGTGCTGGAAAACTGTTGGAGAAAAAGGGTGTGGTGATTGCTTGAAGAAAGCTGGAAATGAGGTTAGAGGGTGTTTGCCTAAGAAGGAAGGGAGGGCCTTGAATTCTGGCTGTTATTTGAGATATTCCACTGTTAAGTTCTACAATCAAGGAGGTGAacatggtgatggagatg attcttctaGAAAAAGAACCATCATTACAGCAGTCTCAATCTTGGCTGCAGTTGTTGTAGTTCTCTCTCTCTTAGTCTCCTATGTGGCCTTcaccaaaaagagaaaaa AAAAAGACTTCATTGAGATTCCCTCTTATTTGAAGAATTCTAGCTTGAATTACAAATATGAAACTCTTGAGAAGGCCACGGATTATTTTAGCACTCCAAGAAAAATAGGCCAAGGAGGAGCTGGTTCTGTGTTCAAAGGGACTCTCCCAAACGGGAAAGATGTTGCTGTTAAGAGATTGATCTTCAATAATAGACAATGGGTGGATGATTTCTTCAATGAAGTGAATTTAATCAGTGGAATAAATCACAAGAACCTTGTCAAGCTATTGGGTTGCAGCATTGAAGGCCCTGAGAGCCTCATTGTGTATGAATACCTACCTAACAAGAGCTTAGACCATTTCATTTTTG AAAAGGACAAAACAAGGATTCTAAAATGGAAGCAGaggtttgaaataattgttggAATTGCAGAAGGGCTTGCATATCTTCATGGAGGCTCTGAAATAAGAATAATCCATAGAGACATCAAAAGTAGCAATGTTCTTCTTGATGAGAATCTCAACCCCAAGATTGCAGATTTTGGTCTTGCAAGGTGTTTCGGTGCTGATAAAACACATCTAAGCACAGGAATTGCTGGAACACTGTGA
- the LOC128193668 gene encoding cysteine-rich receptor-like protein kinase 42 isoform X1: protein MAFKCHSNQCKIAAFDVVILAVATLLCFSHSAVSDPRISEVGLYCGTHRASPSGNYVPVFTKEMGRLQELVSKNNWGTHSEEPSSTSPIYGLAQCFQDLSNIDCLQCFAASRTKLPRCVPSVSGHIYLDGCFLRYDNYSFYSEDTDPLRDTVNCTTQYGGVAGEAEVVFGKSVGKVVENVVRVAVNEGRGFAVGEGEGVYALAQCWKTVGEKGCGDCLKKAGNEVRGCLPKKEGRALNSGCYLRYSTVKFYNQGGEHGDGDDSSRKRTIITAVSILAAVVVVLSLLVSYVAFTKKRKKKDFIEIPSYLKNSSLNYKYETLEKATDYFSTPRKIGQGGAGSVFKGTLPNGKDVAVKRLIFNNRQWVDDFFNEVNLISGINHKNLVKLLGCSIEGPESLIVYEYLPNKSLDHFIFEKDKTRILKWKQRFEIIVGIAEGLAYLHGGSEIRIIHRDIKSSNVLLDENLNPKIADFGLARCFGADKTHLSTGIAGTLGYMAPEYLTQGQLTDKADVYSFGVLVLETASGRKNNVFREDSDSLLQTIWKLYQSNRLAEAVDPCLGDEFPEREASRVFQIGLLCTQASASLRPSMAQVACMLSNSNLDVPIPKQPPFLNSRLLSQTAPLGFSMDNSSSNTFQKIGVSYSPSQSSSSCSLIRPCKSEETILEA, encoded by the exons ATGGCTTTCAAATGTCACAGCAACCAGTGCAAGATTGCAGCTTTTGATGTTGTTATCTTGGCAGTGGCCACCCTCTTGTGTTTCTCACATTCAGCAGTGTCTGATCCAAGAATCTCTGAAGTGGGGTTGTACTGTGGCACTCACAGAGCATCACCAAGTGGTAACTATGTCCCTGTTTTCACCAAAGAAATGGGAAGGCTTCAAGAGCTTGTGAGCAAAAACAACTGGGGCACTCATTCTGAGGAACCGTCATCAACCTCTCCGATCTATGGTTTGGCACAGTGCTTCCAAGATCTTTCCAATATTGATTGTCTTCAGTGCTTTGCAGCCAGTCGCACCAAGCTTCCTCGCTGCGTGCCTTCCGTTTCTGGTCACATTTACCTTGATGGTTGCTTCCTTCGCTATGATAACTACAGTTTCTACTCTGAGGACACTGACCCTTTGAGGGATACAGTGAACTGCACCACACAGTATGGTGGTGTGGCTGGTGAGGCTGAGGTGGTGTTTGGCAAGAGTGTTGGGAAAGTGGTTGAGAATGTGGTGAGGGTGGCAGTGAATGAGGGAAGAGGGTTTGCAGTGGGAGAAGGTGAGGGAGTTTATGCTTTGGCACAGTGCTGGAAAACTGTTGGAGAAAAAGGGTGTGGTGATTGCTTGAAGAAAGCTGGAAATGAGGTTAGAGGGTGTTTGCCTAAGAAGGAAGGGAGGGCCTTGAATTCTGGCTGTTATTTGAGATATTCCACTGTTAAGTTCTACAATCAAGGAGGTGAacatggtgatggagatg attcttctaGAAAAAGAACCATCATTACAGCAGTCTCAATCTTGGCTGCAGTTGTTGTAGTTCTCTCTCTCTTAGTCTCCTATGTGGCCTTcaccaaaaagagaaaaa AAAAAGACTTCATTGAGATTCCCTCTTATTTGAAGAATTCTAGCTTGAATTACAAATATGAAACTCTTGAGAAGGCCACGGATTATTTTAGCACTCCAAGAAAAATAGGCCAAGGAGGAGCTGGTTCTGTGTTCAAAGGGACTCTCCCAAACGGGAAAGATGTTGCTGTTAAGAGATTGATCTTCAATAATAGACAATGGGTGGATGATTTCTTCAATGAAGTGAATTTAATCAGTGGAATAAATCACAAGAACCTTGTCAAGCTATTGGGTTGCAGCATTGAAGGCCCTGAGAGCCTCATTGTGTATGAATACCTACCTAACAAGAGCTTAGACCATTTCATTTTTG AAAAGGACAAAACAAGGATTCTAAAATGGAAGCAGaggtttgaaataattgttggAATTGCAGAAGGGCTTGCATATCTTCATGGAGGCTCTGAAATAAGAATAATCCATAGAGACATCAAAAGTAGCAATGTTCTTCTTGATGAGAATCTCAACCCCAAGATTGCAGATTTTGGTCTTGCAAGGTGTTTCGGTGCTGATAAAACACATCTAAGCACAGGAATTGCTGGAACACT AGGTTACATGGCTCCTGAGTATCTTACTCAAGGACAACTTACAGATAAAGCAGATGTTTATAGTTTTGGAGTGCTTGTTCTAGAGACTGCAAGTGGCAGGAAGAACAATGTCTTCCGTGAGGATTCTGATTCTCTTTTGCAAACA ATTTGGAAACTTTACCAATCAAACAGATTGGCTGAAGCTGTAGATCCATGCTTGGGAGATGAGTTTCCTGAAAGAGAAGCATCAAGGGTGTTTCAAATTGGATTACTGTGCACACAAGCTTCTGCTTCCCTTAGGCCATCCATGGCTCAAGTTGCTTGCATGTTAAGCAATTCAAATTTGGATGTGCCTATACCAAAACAACCTCCATTTTTGAACTCTAGATTACTCAGTCAAACAGCTCCTTTGGGTTTTAGCATGGATAACTCCTCATCAAACACATTTCAAAAGATTGGTGTGTCTTATAGCCCCTCTCAGTCTTCTAGTTCATGCAGCTTAATTAGACCATGCAAAAGTGAAGAAACAATTTTGGAAGCTTGA
- the LOC128193668 gene encoding cysteine-rich receptor-like protein kinase 42 isoform X3 — MAFKCHSNQCKIAAFDVVILAVATLLCFSHSAVSDPRISEVGLYCGTHRASPSGNYVPVFTKEMGRLQELVSKNNWGTHSEEPSSTSPIYGLAQCFQDLSNIDCLQCFAASRTKLPRCVPSVSGHIYLDGCFLRYDNYSFYSEDTDPLRDTVNCTTQYGGVAGEAEVVFGKSVGKVVENVVRVAVNEGRGFAVGEGEGVYALAQCWKTVGEKGCGDCLKKAGNEVRGCLPKKEGRALNSGCYLRYSTVKFYNQGGEHGDGDDSSRKRTIITAVSILAAVVVVLSLLVSYVAFTKKRKKKDFIEIPSYLKNSSLNYKYETLEKATDYFSTPRKIGQGGAGSVFKGTLPNGKDVAVKRLIFNNRQWVDDFFNEVNLISGINHKNLVKLLGCSIEGPESLIVKGQNKDSKMEAEV, encoded by the exons ATGGCTTTCAAATGTCACAGCAACCAGTGCAAGATTGCAGCTTTTGATGTTGTTATCTTGGCAGTGGCCACCCTCTTGTGTTTCTCACATTCAGCAGTGTCTGATCCAAGAATCTCTGAAGTGGGGTTGTACTGTGGCACTCACAGAGCATCACCAAGTGGTAACTATGTCCCTGTTTTCACCAAAGAAATGGGAAGGCTTCAAGAGCTTGTGAGCAAAAACAACTGGGGCACTCATTCTGAGGAACCGTCATCAACCTCTCCGATCTATGGTTTGGCACAGTGCTTCCAAGATCTTTCCAATATTGATTGTCTTCAGTGCTTTGCAGCCAGTCGCACCAAGCTTCCTCGCTGCGTGCCTTCCGTTTCTGGTCACATTTACCTTGATGGTTGCTTCCTTCGCTATGATAACTACAGTTTCTACTCTGAGGACACTGACCCTTTGAGGGATACAGTGAACTGCACCACACAGTATGGTGGTGTGGCTGGTGAGGCTGAGGTGGTGTTTGGCAAGAGTGTTGGGAAAGTGGTTGAGAATGTGGTGAGGGTGGCAGTGAATGAGGGAAGAGGGTTTGCAGTGGGAGAAGGTGAGGGAGTTTATGCTTTGGCACAGTGCTGGAAAACTGTTGGAGAAAAAGGGTGTGGTGATTGCTTGAAGAAAGCTGGAAATGAGGTTAGAGGGTGTTTGCCTAAGAAGGAAGGGAGGGCCTTGAATTCTGGCTGTTATTTGAGATATTCCACTGTTAAGTTCTACAATCAAGGAGGTGAacatggtgatggagatg attcttctaGAAAAAGAACCATCATTACAGCAGTCTCAATCTTGGCTGCAGTTGTTGTAGTTCTCTCTCTCTTAGTCTCCTATGTGGCCTTcaccaaaaagagaaaaa AAAAAGACTTCATTGAGATTCCCTCTTATTTGAAGAATTCTAGCTTGAATTACAAATATGAAACTCTTGAGAAGGCCACGGATTATTTTAGCACTCCAAGAAAAATAGGCCAAGGAGGAGCTGGTTCTGTGTTCAAAGGGACTCTCCCAAACGGGAAAGATGTTGCTGTTAAGAGATTGATCTTCAATAATAGACAATGGGTGGATGATTTCTTCAATGAAGTGAATTTAATCAGTGGAATAAATCACAAGAACCTTGTCAAGCTATTGGGTTGCAGCATTGAAGGCCCTGAGAGCCTCATTGT AAAAGGACAAAACAAGGATTCTAAAATGGAAGCAGaggtttga
- the LOC108345002 gene encoding uncharacterized protein LOC108345002 isoform X1 — MKSQTQLSKLITLFGFCVPISSSSCSISRMNHIALTTTINYSKLKFASLRTLLKAKNLPLSLSPRAFVALSPLNVAANYLRNFRVSGSYICSGTLLGVSIISAPIIAHAMDAGDALVDDHELQDLAEEEENGQYLWRLARKFWLPIFFFITVLTNLDDSITIFCIKLTLFLLSTKPNPVSVYVFVEQLCQKCMRQEARFLKLKSLYASKVEVQDYKLLCLAAVEVRDQKFTLVGILGSWWTLPHLQFWEAFSFVRNRIESILGVVLPLLEFQLNH; from the exons atgaagagccAAACACAGCTTTCAAAGTTGATCACTCTGTTCGGATTCTGCGTtcccatttcttcttcttcttgttcaaTATCTCGCATGAATCACATCGCTCTGACTACTACAATCA ATTACAGTAAATTGAAATTCGCTTCGCTGAGAACTCTACTGAAAGCGAAGAACCTCCCACTCTCGCTCTCTCCACGCGCCTTCGTTGCTCTTTCCCCTCTTAATGTTGCTGCTAATTACCTACGTAATTTCCGTGTTTCTG GAAGTTACATTTGCAGTGGAACCCTTCTAGGTGTTTCGATCATATCTGCACCAATTATAGCTCACGCCATGGATG CTGGGGATGCATTGGTGGATGATCATGAATTACAGGACCTTGCAGAGGAGGAAGAAAATGGACAATATTTGTGGAGATTAGCTAGAAAATTTTGGCttcctatttttttctttatcacgGTGTTGACAAACTTGGATGACTCAATTACAATATTTTGCATTAAACTTACTTTATTCCTCCTCAGCACAAAACCCAACCCTGTCTCCGTCTATGTATTTGTTGAACAG CTGTGTCAAAAGTGTATGCGCCAAGAAGCTCGATTTCTTAAATTAAAG TCACTATATGCCAGCAAAGTTGAAGTGCAGGACTATAAGCTTCTTTGCTTGGCTGCTGTTGAAGTAAGAGATCAAAAGTTCACTTTAGTTGGAATTCTTGGTAGCTGGTGGACTTTGCCACATTTACAATTTTGGGAAGCATTCTCTTTTGTCAGAAACAGAATTGAAAGTATCTTG GGAGTTGTTTTGCCCCTTCTGGAGTTTCAACTAAACCATTGA
- the LOC108345002 gene encoding uncharacterized protein LOC108345002 isoform X2, protein MKSQTQLSKLITLFGFCVPISSSSCSISRMNHIALTTTINYSKLKFASLRTLLKAKNLPLSLSPRAFVALSPLNVAANYLRNFRVSGSYICSGTLLGVSIISAPIIAHAMDAGDALVDDHELQDLAEEEENGQYLWRLARKFWLPIFFFITVLTNLDDSITIFCIKLTLFLLSTKPNPVSVYVFVEQLCQKCMRQEARFLKLKSLYASKVEVQDYKLLCLAAVEVRDQKFTLVGILGSWWTLPHLQFWEAFSFVRNRIESILVRTT, encoded by the exons atgaagagccAAACACAGCTTTCAAAGTTGATCACTCTGTTCGGATTCTGCGTtcccatttcttcttcttcttgttcaaTATCTCGCATGAATCACATCGCTCTGACTACTACAATCA ATTACAGTAAATTGAAATTCGCTTCGCTGAGAACTCTACTGAAAGCGAAGAACCTCCCACTCTCGCTCTCTCCACGCGCCTTCGTTGCTCTTTCCCCTCTTAATGTTGCTGCTAATTACCTACGTAATTTCCGTGTTTCTG GAAGTTACATTTGCAGTGGAACCCTTCTAGGTGTTTCGATCATATCTGCACCAATTATAGCTCACGCCATGGATG CTGGGGATGCATTGGTGGATGATCATGAATTACAGGACCTTGCAGAGGAGGAAGAAAATGGACAATATTTGTGGAGATTAGCTAGAAAATTTTGGCttcctatttttttctttatcacgGTGTTGACAAACTTGGATGACTCAATTACAATATTTTGCATTAAACTTACTTTATTCCTCCTCAGCACAAAACCCAACCCTGTCTCCGTCTATGTATTTGTTGAACAG CTGTGTCAAAAGTGTATGCGCCAAGAAGCTCGATTTCTTAAATTAAAG TCACTATATGCCAGCAAAGTTGAAGTGCAGGACTATAAGCTTCTTTGCTTGGCTGCTGTTGAAGTAAGAGATCAAAAGTTCACTTTAGTTGGAATTCTTGGTAGCTGGTGGACTTTGCCACATTTACAATTTTGGGAAGCATTCTCTTTTGTCAGAAACAGAATTGAAAGTATCTTGGTGAGAACAACTTAA